From the Streptomyces sp. SN-593 genome, the window CCGAACACGCTCCAGATCCAGGTGAGCGAGCCGTTGATGAACCCGTAGGTGGCGTTGTACAGGGCGTGCTTCCACAGCAGTGCGGAGGCGACCGGTACCACCAGGAACGGGGTGATCAGCAGGGTGCGCACCGCGCCGCGGCCGGGGAACTTGCGGTCCATCAGCAGCGCGAGGCCGAGCCCGAGGACCAGGCTGACCAGCACCACCGTGACGGTCAGCACGACCGTGGTGGTCAGCGCCGACCGGAGCTGCGGGTCGGTGAACTCCTCCTTGTAGTTGTCGAAGCCGGTGAACCCCTTGTCACTGGGGTCCAGGGCGTTCCAGCGCATGAACGAGATCACCAGGGTGCCGACGAACGGCAGCTGGGTGACGACGATCATGAAGACGAGCGCGGGCAGCAGGGGCGCCCGCCGGGCCCAGGCACCGCGCTGGCGGCGCGGTGCCCGGCTCGCGGCGGACCCCGAAACGGCCGGCGGCGCGTGGCGTTGTCCGATGATCGAGGGAGTGCTCATCGTGTCGGCTTCCCGCTCACTTGCCGGCGTACTTGTCGGCGACCTTCTCGGCCAGCTTCTGGCTTGCCTTCAGCGCGCTGTCCACGCTGGTACGGCCGGCGACGGCCGAGGAGAGCTGCTGGGAGACCTGGGTGCCCAGGTCGGTGAACTCCGGTATGCCGACGAACTGGATGCCGGGCGCGGGCCGCGGCTGCACGCCGGGGTTGGCCGGGTCGACGGACTTGAGCGCGTTGAGCGTCGGGGTGGCGAAGGCGCTGGAGGCCTTGACGTAGGCGGGGTTGCTGTAGGTGGAGGCGCGCTTGCCGGCCGGCACCCTCGACCAGCCGAGCTGCTTGCCGACCAGGTTCTCGTATCCCTTGCCGGACGCCCAGGAGATGAACTTCCACGCGTCGGACTGGTGGCTGCTGGCCTTCTGCACGCCCCAGGCCCACGTGTACAGCCAGCCCGCGTTCTTGGTCTGCTCGACCGGCGCCGGCACGTAGCCGATCTTGCCCGCGACCGGGGAGCCGGAGCCCTCCAGCGAGCCGGCCGCGGAGGTGGCGTCGTACCACATGGCGACCTTGCTCTGCTCCAGGTCGTTGAGGCACTCGGTGAACCCGGACTGCGCCGCGCCGGCCTCGCCGTGCTCGCGCACCAGGTTCACGTAGAACTTCACCGCCTTGGTGAAGGCGGGGCTGTCCACCTGCGCGTTCCAGTCCTTGTCGAACCAGGTGCCGCCCATGGTGTTCACCACGGTGGTCAGCGGCGCGATCATCTCGCCCCAACCGGGCTGGCCGCGCAGGCAGATGCCCTTCATGTCCTTCTGCGCGCCGTCGGCCTTGGCGGCGAGGTCCGCGACCTGGCTCCAGGTCGGGTTCGCGGGCATCGTCAGGCCCTTCGCGGCGAAGACGTCCTTGCGGTACATCAGGAACGACGACTCGCCGTAGAACGGCTCGGCGTAAAGCTGCCCGTTGTAGGTCAGGGACTGCTGCATCGCGGGCAGGATGTCGCTCTGGTCGAAGGTCGCGTCGGCCTTCGCCTCGGAGGTCAGCGGGGACAGCCAGTTGTTCTTCGCGAAGATCGGCGCCTCGTAGTTGCTGATGGTCGCGACGTCGTACTGGCCGGCCTGGCTGGAGAAGTCCTGGGTGATCTTGTCGCGGACGTCGTCCTCGGGCAGCACCGTGAAGTTCACCTTGATGCCGGTGGACTTGGTGAAGTTCGCGGCCGTCAGCTTCTGCAGGTCGACCATCTGCGGGTTGTTCACCATCAGCACGTTGATCGAGTGCTTGCCGGAGCCGCCGCCGGCCCCGCCCGCCCCCGAGCAGGCCGCCGCGAGCAGCATGCCCGACACCGCCAGCGCCAACGGGGGGAGGGTGCGGCGGCGCAGTCTGCGGGTGGCGGTCGAGCCGGTAGACGATGTCATGATTCGTCCCTTTCATGACTGGAGTCGGGGTGTGCGGGATCATCCGGCCGGCCGATGGCGGCACGGCGGAAGGCGAAACCGGGGGTGTGGCGGAAGTCGGAGGGGTGGGGGGAGGCGGATGCGGATCGGGCGGGCGGGGAAGGAGCGGGCGGGCGGTGGGGTCGGCGGCCGGTGGGGGGAGAGGCGGCGGGCGGGCGCCGCGGCGGGTCAGGCCCTGAAGACGCGCGGGCCGAGCAGGGTGTAGCGGTGGGCTTCGGTACTGGACAGGCCGGTGTCGGTCACGATCGCCTCGAAGTCGGAGACCTCGGCGAAGCGGCAGAAGCTGCTCGCGCCGAACTTGCTGTGGTGGCCCATGAACACCCGCCGGCGCGAGACCTCCAGCGCCTTGGCCTTGACGTCGGCGACGACCGGATCGGGTGTGGTCAGGCCGAGTTCGCGGGAGATGCCGTTGGAACCGACGAACGCCAGGTCGATGACGAAGCCGGACAGCATGGCGCAGGCCCAGGACCCCACGGTGGCCAGGGTCCTGGCCCGGACCCGGCCGCCGAGCAGCAGCACCGTGGTGTCGGCGGACTCCGCGACCGCGGCGGCGGTGGACAGCGACGCGGTGACCACCGTCAGCGGCCGGTCGCGCGGCAGCAACGAGGCGACGAGTTGCGGGGTGTAGCCCTCGTCCACGAACACCGTCTCCGCCTCGCCGAGCAGCTTGACCGCCTCCGCGGCGATCCTGCGCTTGTCGGCGACGTGCAGGTTGACCCGCTCGGCGAGGGCGGTCTCGAAGCCCGCGCCCTCGACGGGGTACGCCCCGCCGTAGGTGCGGCGGACCAGCCCGCGGCGCTCCAGGACGCCCAGGTCGCGCCGGATCGTCTCCGGTGCGACCGCCAGGTCCGAGGCCACCGCGGTCACTTCCACCTGGCCGTGGTGGCGGGCCAGGGTCAGGATGCGGTGCTGGCGCTCCTCGGCCCTCATCGTCCACCTCGCCCTTCGCTCCGGTCCGGGCGCGGCCTGCCCGGTATCGCCCGTAGGAGATTTATACCGCCGCCCCTTTGCCCGTCCATGGCCCACAACGGACAACAAACGGTCCGGTTCCGCCCGTTTGAGCGTGCCGTTGCCGCAGGTCGGTGGGCTCCGGCCGAGCCAGCCGGACCGAAGGGCACCCAAAGCCGCGGCTGCCGGGCCCGGTTCGGGCGATTGCCCGATAGCGGGCGGATACATCTTTCCGGCCGCGTCCAGGGTGTCTTCCGGCCGCTTCCGGGCCGCCGCGCGGGGAGTTCGACGCGTTGGCGGGCCCGGTCGCGGCGGACGCCGCCCGGTCTCCGACGGGCCGTCCGCCGCCGGATCGCGGGACACAAGGGACGTCGGGGGGCATGCCGGGCGGGTGGCCCGTGGCCGTGTGCCCGTTTCCCGGCGGTGTGCCCGAACCGGGCCGGCATGCCCGTTTCCCGCCCGCACGGCCGGTCCGGACCGCGGACGGCCCGGCGCGGCGGGTCCGCACCGTACCCGGTCCGGACCCGCCGCGCAGGCCGCCCGGCGTCAGCCAGCCCGGTCGGGCTCCCGCACCAGCACGACCACCGCCCGCGCCTCGACCTTGAAGGTGTCGCCGGCCGCGCACCGCACCGGGTGGCCGCCGTCCGTCGCCGAGCGCTCCGCGGTGTCCACCACCACGCTCCAGGAGTGCCCGAACTCGCCCGGTGGCAGTCGGAACGCCACGTGCTCCCAGTGCGCGTTGAACAGCAGCAGGAACGAGTCGTCGGTGATCGCCTGCCCGTGCGCGTCCGGCTCGGAGATGGCGTCGCCGTTCAGGTGGACCGCGATCGCGTGCGCGTCGGTGCGGGCCCAGTCGCCGTCGGCCATCTCCCGGCCGTCCGGGCGCAGCCAGGTCAGATCGCCCGGACCGCCGTCCGGACCGGAGCCGCCGCGGAAGAACCGCCGCCTGCGGAACACCGGGTGGCCGCGCCGCAGCGCGATCAGCCGCCGGGTGAAGTCCAGCAGGTCGCGCTGGTCGGCGTCCAACTCCCAGTTCACCCAGGACAGTTCGTTGTCCTGGCAGTAGGCGTTGTTGTTGCCGTGCTGGGTGCGGCCCATCTCGTCGCCGTGCAGCAGCATGGGCACGCCCTGCGAGACCAGCAGCGTGGTCAGCAGGTTGCGCTGCTGCCGGGCACGCAGCGCCAGCACCCCCCGGTCGCCGGTCCCGCCCTCGGCGCCGCAGTTCCAGGACCGGTTGTGGCTCTCCCCGTCCCGGTTGTCCTCGCCGTTGGCCTCGTTGTGCTTGTCGTTGTACGACACCAGGTCACGCAGCGTGAAACCGTCGTGGGCGGTCACGAAGTCCACCCCCGCGCGCGGCCTGCGGTGCTCTCCGGCGTACAGGTCGGAGGAGCCGGTCAGCCGGGAGGCGAACTCCGGCAGCACGCCGTCGCCCGCCCGCCAGAAGTCGCGGACCGAGTCCCGGTAGCGGCCGTTCCACTCGCTCCACAGCGGCGGGAAGTTGCCGACCTGGTAGCCGCCCTCGCCGACGTCCCACGGCTCGGCGATCAGCTTCACCCGCGAGACCACCGGGTCTTGCTGGACCAGGTCGAAGAACGCGGAGAGCCGGTCCACCTCGTGGAACTGCCGGGCGAGCGTGGCCGCGAGGTCGAACCGGAACCCGTCGACGTGCATCTCGGTCACCCAGTAGCGCAGGCTGTCCATGATGAGCTGGAGCACGTGCGGGCTGCGCATCAGCAGGCTGTTGCCGGTGCCGGTGGTGTCGAAGTACGACGCCGGGTCGTCGTCGACCAGCCGGTAGTAGGAGGCGTTGTCGATGCCCCGGAAGGACAGCGTCGGGCCCAGGTGGTTGCCCTCGGCGGTGTGGTTGTAGACCACGTCGAGGATCACCTCGATCCCGGCCGCGTGCAGCGACTTGACCATCGACTTGAACTCGGCGACCTGCCCGCCGCTGCCGCCCGCGGCGGAGTAGCCGTTGTGCGGTGCGAAGAACCCGATGGTGTTGTAGCCCCAGTAGTTGCTCAGCCCCCGGCCGAGCAGGTGGCCGTCCTGGACGTACTGGTGCACCGGCATCAGTTCCACGGCGGTGACGCCCAGGTCCGTCAGGTGCCCGATCACCGCCGGATGCCCCAGACCTGCGTAGGTGCCGCGGATCTCCTCGGGCAGGTCCGGGTGCGCCATGGTCAGGCCGCGCACGTGGGCCTCGTACATCACCGACTCGTGGTACGGCCGCTTCGGCAGCCGGTCGTGGCCCCAGTCGAAGTACGGATCGGCGACCACCGACAGCATCGCGTGCGGCAGGCTGTCGGCCGGGTCGGGGGAGCCGGGGTCGCCGTCTCGGTAGCCGAGCAGCGACGGGTGCCCGTCCGCCTGCCCCTCGACCGCCTTGGCGTACGGATCGAGCAGCAGCTTGGCGGGATTGCAGCGGTGCCCGCGCGCGGGGTCGTAGGGGCCGTGCACCCGGAAGCCGTAGCGCTGCCCGGGGCCGACACCGGGCAGGTAGGCGTGCCGGATGACGCCGTCCACCTCGGTCAGGGTCACCCGCGTCTCGGTGCGTGCCTCGTCGAGCAGACACAGCTCGACCTTCTCGGCGACCTCGGAGAAGAGGGCGAAATTGGTCCCGGTGCCGTCGAACGTGGCGCCGAGGGGGAAGGGTTGGCCACTCCATTTGTGCATTTCCGGAACCTTACCGCCGGTACCGGGTCGCACACCTGACCTGGCGGCCCGACGCGCGGACCGGGGCCTGTCCGGTGCCGGCCATCCCCGCGGGATCATCCGTCCGGGCGAGTCCGCGCCCTGGTCAGGACGGGTGCGCTGCCTCGGCGGGCGCCGCCGCCGGACGGCGGCCGAGGATTCTCCGAACGATTTCCGCCGAGTGTGCATGGGTGCGATGCGGTGGGGCATGCGGAAGTCAGCCCTTGCAGGGGACTCGCAAGGGAGGGTCCGGACGGCGACGTGCCAAGCCGAGCTGTCCGACCCGAGACCGGCGGCGCACCCCCCCGCGCTTCCGGTCCGCGCCCGGCTGCCGCTTCACCCCCCCCGAACGGCGGCCGGGCGCCCGACACCGTCCCAGTGCCGACGGACACGACGCCGCCTCCCCTCCTGGCGTCCGTGCCCGCGAACGCGGCGGGGCCGGGGACCGTCTGCCACCGGTCCCCGGCCCCGCCGCGCGGCCTTCGCGCTCAGCCGACCGCGTCGGTCAGCTCCGCGAACTCCGCGTCGGTCAGCTCCAGTCCGGCCGCCGCGATGTTGTCCTCCAGGTGCGCCACCGAGGACGTGCCCGGGATCGGCAGCATCACCGGGGAGCGGCGCAGCAACCAGGCGAGCGCCAGTTGGGACGCCGACGCGCCGTGCCGCTCGGCCAGTTCGGCGAGCGGACCGCCGGGCTTGGCCAGCTCACCGGTGGCCAGCGGGAACCACGGGATGAAGGCGATCCCCTCCGCCTCGGCGCGCTCCAGCAGCTTCTCCGCGGACCGGTTGGCCAGGTTGTACAGGTTCTGCACCGACGCGATGGCGGTGACCGACCGGGCCGCCTCCAACTGGTCCACATCGACCTCGGAGAGCCCGATGTGCGCGATCTTGCCCTCGTCCTGGAGCAGCTTCAGCTCGCCGACCTGCTCCTCCAGCGGGACCTTCGGGTCGATCCGGTGCAACTGGAAGAGGGGGATGCGCTCCAGGCCCAGGTGCCGCAGGCTCATCTCGGCCTGCTGCCGCAGGTACTCCGGGCGGCCGACCGGCCGCCAGTCGTTCGGCCCGGACCGGGTCAGCCCCGCCTTCGTGGCGATCACCAGGTCCGCGGGATAGGGGTGCAGCGCCTTGCGGATCAACGGCTCGGCGACCACCGGCCCGTACGAGTCCGCGGTGTCGATGAAGTCGACCCCCAGCTCGACGGCCCGCCGCAGGACGCGCACCGCCTCGTCGGGGTCCTTCGGGTCACCCCACACCCCGGGCCCGGTCAACTGCATCGAGCCGAACCCCAGGCGGGTGACCGGAAGCCGCCCGGACAGGGAGAACGTCCCGGACGCCTTCGCGGGCTGGGTCTGCGTGCTCACGATCACATGCTCCTTCCGCGGACGTCCCGGCCCGGAAGCCGGCCGGGGCACACCGCTTGGACGGTTCGTGCGGACGGGTTCGCCCGGCCGCACACCATGGACAACCGCGTACCCGGCACCCCGTATTCCGGGCGCCCGGCACTCCGGACCCGGGAGTTCCGCGGCCCGCCGGTCCGTCTGGTTCCATGGTGCCGCGCCTCCCGCGGGAACCCGCGGACGTGCGGCCGCCCGCCGTGGCGGACGCACGCACGGCGAAACGGGGTACACGCAACGCACGGACACGACGACACGACGTACGCCACGTACGCGACGTGGGCACACACCGAGGGAGACTGCCCCATGCGTTACACCCGACTGGGCGCGACCGGACTTCAGGTGTCGGCGATCAGCCTCGGCTGCATGAGCTTCGGCGAACCCGACCGCGGCACCCACGACTGGACCCTCGGGGAGGACGCCGCCCGGGACATGATCAAGCGGGCCCTCGACGCCGGGGTGAACTTCTTCGACACCGCCAACGTATACTCCGCCGGCAGCAGCGAGGAGATCACCGGCCGCGCGCTGCGCGACTTCGCCGACCGCGACGAGGTGGTCATCGCCACCAAGGTGCACGGCCGGACCCGGCCCGGGCCCAACGGGGGCGGCCTGTCCCGCAAGGCGATCACCGCCGAGATCGAGCACAGCCTGCGCCGGCTCGGCACCGACCACGTGGACCTCTACCAGATCCACCGCTGGGACCACGACACCCCGATCGAGGAGACGATGGAGGCGCTGCACGACGTGGTGAAGGCCGGCAAGGCCCGCTACATCGGCGCCTCCTCGATGTACGCCTGGCAGTTCGCCAAGGCGCAGTACACCGCGGACCTGCACGGCTGGACCCGGTTCTGCTCCATGCAGAACCACTACAACCTGCTCTACCGCGAGGAGGAGCGCGAGATGCTGCCGCTCTGCGCGGACCAGGGCGTCGGCGTGATCCCGTGGAGCCCGCTGGCCCGCGGCCGGCTGACCCGGCCGTGGGACGAGACCACCGCCCGTGCCGAGACCGACGACTTCGGCCGCAAGCTCTACCGGCCCACCGACCGTGCGGTGGCGGAGCGCGTCACCGAGGTCGCGCAGGCCCGCGGCATCCCCGCCGCCCAGGTCGCCCTGGCCTGGATGCACCGCAACCCGGTGGTCACCGCGCCCATCGTGGGCGTCACCAGGTCCCACCACCTCGACGACGCCGTGGCCTCGGTCGACGTCGAGCTGACCGACGAGGAGGTCGCCCGGCTCGAAGAGCCCTACACCCCCCACTCGGTCGTCGGCTTCCACTGACGCCGCCGCTCCGGCGCCGCCCCCTCCTCCCGGTCACCGCCGTGCCAGGACGACCAGAGAGCGGCGTAGGTGCCGCCGGCGGCCACCAGGGCGTCGTGGGTGCCGAGTTCGGTCAGGCAGCCGCCCTCCATGACCGCGACGCGGTCCGCGTCGTGCGCGGTGTGCAGGCGGTGGGCGACGGCGATCACGGTCCGGCCGCGCAGGACGCTCGCCAGCGCGCGCTCGGTGTGCCGGGCGGTGGTCGGGTCGAGCAGCGCGGTCGCCTCGTCGAGGACGAGGGTGTGCGGGTCGGCCAGCACCACGCGGGCCAGGGCGAGTTGCTGGGCCTGCGCGCCGTCCGTCCGGTGGCCGCCGTCGCCGACCGCGGTGTCCAGGCCGTCCGGGAGGTCCCCGACCCAGTCCGCGCCCACGGCCGCCAGCGCCGCGAGCAGTTCGGCGTCCTGCGCGGCGGGCGCGGCGATCAGCAGGTTGTCGCGGACCGTCCCCAGGAAGACGTGGTGCTCCTGCGTGACCAGCACCACGTGGCGCCGCAACTGCTCCGGGTCCAGCGCGGCGACCGGGACCCCGCCCACGGTCACCGAGCCCGCGTGCGGCGCGTCGATGCCCGCCAGCAGCCGGCTCAGCGTGGTCTTGCCGGCGCCCGAGGGACCCACCAGCGCGATCCGCTCACCAGGCCGCACCGTCAGGTCGACGCCCCGCACCACCTCGGCGCCGCCCTCGTAGGAGTAACGGGCCCCGACCACGTCGATCCGGTCGTCCACGGGGGAGGCGGCGGCCACCGCCGCACCGGGCACGGCCGAGCCCAGCCCCTCGACCCGGGCGAAGGACGCGCTGCTGCTCTGGAGCTGCTCGACCCACATCATGATCGAGTCCAGCGGCTCGGAGACCTGCCGCAGGTACAGCGCCGCGCTCACCACCGCGCCCAGGCCGACCACGCCGTGCGCGCGCAGCACCCCGCCGACCACCAGCACCGCGACCACCGGGACCAGGTAGGACACCTCCACGACCGGGAAGAACACGCTGCGCAGGTCGAGCGTGCGGGTCCTGGCCCGGCGGGAGAGTTCGATCGCGTCCCGGGTCCGCGCGACGCGCCGCTCCTGGAGCCCGAACGCCTCGACGGTCCGCGCGCCCGTCACGGTGGCGGCCAGGACCTCGGTGACCGCCGAGTTGGCCGCGCCCTCCGCGAGGTACGCGGCGCGGGCCCGGCGCAGATACCAGCGCAGCGCCCACCGGATGCCGAACAGCCCGAGCAGCCCGCAGCAGCCGAGCAGCGGCTGGAGGAAGAAGACCGCGCCGAGGATGAACAGCGCCTGGACCAGGGCGATCAGCACCTCGGGCGCCGCGTCGCGGAGCGTGGTGCCGACCATGGCCACGTCGGTGGTGCCGCGTGCGGTCAGGTCCCCGCTGCCGGCGCGCTCCACCACGGAGGCGGGCAGTGCCAGCGCCCGGTCCACGAACTGCTCGCGCACCCGCGCGAGGGTGCGCTCGCCGAATCGGTGGCCCAGGTAGCGGGCGTGGCGCGCCAGCAGGAACTGCACGACCGAGAAGGCCAGGATGGTCAGCGCCAGCCGGTCCACGTCGCCCACCGCGGCGCCGCGCTGCACGTCGTCCACGATCCGGCCGACCAGCCACGGTCCGACGAGTCCGGCCGCCGCCGACAGCGCGTTCAGGACGAGCACGGCGGCGAACGCCCGGCCGTCGGCCCGGACCAGCCGCGCGGCCGCGCGCGCGACGGCCGGCGGCTCGGCGACCGGCAGGTGTCTCCCGGTCATCGGCCCTCCTCCCCGTACGCCCCGCCGCTGCGGGGGTCCCGCGCTTCCCGGGCGGCCCGTCCGTCCGCCCGCCGGTCGGCGGCCCGGGGACCGGTGTCCCCGGGGCCGACCGCCGCGCCCGCCCCGCCGCCGTCCGCGGGGGGTGGGGTAAACGGGCTGGTGCCGGGGCCGCCGGGACCGGTGCGCTCCGTGCCCGAGTCGTGTGCCGCGCTGTCGTCGGCTTCGGTACGGGCCGCGTGCGGGGCACCGTCGTCCACGCCGCCCGTGTCGGCGTCCGTCGCGCCCGCGCCGCCCTCCATCGCGCCCGCGCCTCTCGCGCCTCCGTCCGTCGAGCCCGTACCGGCGGCGTCCGCCGCTCCCGCCCCCGGGGAGGGCGTTGCCCGGCCGGTCGCGCCCGCGGAGACCGTGGCCTGGTCCGGTACGCCGGGACCGCGACCGGCCACGGGCGGTCCCTGCGTCCGCGTGGCGGCGCCCTCGCGCGGGCCCGGCACGTTCGTGTCGGGCACGTCGGGCACGTTGAGTGCGTCGGGCGGGGACGTGAGATCGTCCTCGGCCGCGCTGCGGTCCACCAGCGCCCGGTAGCCGGCCTCGCGGCGCAGCAGCTCGCGGTGGGTCCCCGACGCGGCGACCTTGCCGTCCACGAGGTAGTGCACGGTGTCGGCCTGGTCGAGCAGCACCGGTGAGGTGCCGGTGACCAGGGTGGTGCGGCCGGCGCGGGCCGCCCGCAGCCCGGCGGCGACGGCCGCCTCGGTGTGGGCGTCGAGCGCGGAGGTCGGCTCGACCGCCATCAGCACCTCCGGCTCGGCCAGCAGCGCCCGGACCAGGCGGACGCGTTGGCGCTGGCCGCCGGAGAGGTTGCGGGCCTGCGCGTCCATGGGGGTGTCGAGCCCGTCGGGCAGCCCGGCCACGACGTCCCGCGCCGCGGCGGCCCCGAGCGCCGAGGCGATCGACGCGTCGTCGCGGGGCCGGCGGCCGGTGACCATGTCGCGCAGCGACCCGGCGAAGAGGTCCGCCTCGTTGTCGGCGATGAGGACCCGTTCCCGGACCTGTGCGTCCGCGACGTCCTCCAGTCGCACCGCGCCCCAGGTCACGGCACCGCGCCGGAAGCCGCCGAGCCGGTCGACGACGTCGGCGGAGTCGGCGGGCCGGGCGCCGACCAGCGCGGTGAGCCGGCCCGGTGCCACCTCCACTCCGGAGGCGGGGTCGCGCAGCGCGGAGGGGGTGGCCGGCGCGTCCGCCGTGGCGTGCCGCCGGTCGCCGCGGTCGGGGTCCAGGGACAGGAACCCGACCACCCGCTTCGCGGCCACCAGCCCGCGCGTGACGTCGTAGCCGCACTCGATGAAGAACGCGACCGGCATCACCAGCACCGCCACGTAGCCGTAGACCCCGACGAACTCGCCGACCGAGATGGTGCCCCGCGCGGCCATGCGCGCCGCGAGCCAGGTGACGAGGGCGAGGAAGAGCATCGGGAGCCCGACGCCGAGCGCCTGCACCCAGCTCGTCACGGCCCCGACCCGGTAGCCCTGTGCGGTCAGCGCGCGGGAGTCCCGGCGGAAGGCGTCGGCGAACAGCCGCTTCCCGCCGAGCCCGTTGAGCACCCGCAGCCCGCCCGCCAGGTCGCCGATCCGGGCGGTCAGGCCGCCCTGCTGCTCGCGGTAGACCGCCTCCGCCCCGCGCAGCCGCCCCAGCAGCGGGCCGACCAGCACCGCGATGACCGGCACCCCGAGGAGCACCACCAGCCCCAGCGGCACCGAGACCGACAGCAGCAGCACCGCCACCACGAGGTAGGCGACCACCGAGCCGAACCCCGGACCGGTCATCGTCAGCGACTGGCTGATCTGCTGGACGTCGGTGACGCCGATCGTGACCACCTCGCCGGCGCCGGCGAGCCGTGGCAGCGACGCGCCCAGCCGGGTGGCCTGCCCGACCACCGACTTGACCGTGCGGAACGTCGCGTCCATCCGCAGCCGCGTCATCGTGCGGTGCCGCATGATGCTGACCCAGGCGTTCAGCGTGCCCAGGACGAGCAGGGCGCCGCTCCACGCGAGCAGCGCGCCGGTCCGGCCCGGTTCCAGTCCGTCGTCGATCGCGCGGGACAGGACGTACGGCGTGAGGGTCATGAGCACCATCCACACGCTGCCGAGCACCGCGCCGGCCGCCGTGCGACCGGGCTGGCGTGCCAGCAGCCACCACAGGTAGCGGCCGGCGCCGCGGCAATCGGGTGTCCCGGGGTCCTCGTACGCGTCGATCACGGCCGCCCCCCGCGGGCGCCGAGCGGGCGCGGGCCGTTGCACGGGGGCCGAGGGCTCGGGTGGGCGCCGGGACATCGGCTCGAACGGCCTTCGTGACCCGGACCGCCCCGGCGGCCGCCGCGGTTCGCGCGGTACGGCGGGGGTGGAGGAGTCGGCCGGGGTGGAGGGGTCGGCTGGGGTGGGCGCATGCCCGCCACCCTCGCAGAGCACCGACCCGCCGGGCCAACGCATATCCGCGCCCCGCATCCAGGGTCCGCGCGCCCCTGGCGGGGCCGGCGCGTCGCGGAGGTGTCGCAGGCACGTCCCGGCGCCGTAACAAGCCGCCATCCGGTGCGGATCGCGGTGTGTCCGGCAACGGGCGGGGCATACGGCCGACATGGGAATCATCGGCTGGATCATTCTGGGACTGCTCGCAGGAGCGATCGCCAAGCTGCTTCTGCCCGGGCGCGACCCGGGTGGCGTGCTGGGCACGACCGTCATCGGTGTCGTCGGGGCCTTCCTCGGCGGCTGGCTGTCGGCCAAACTGCTCGGCCACCCGGTGCCGCACCACTTCTTCGACGGCTCGACCTGGATCGCCGCGATCGGCGGCTCCCTGGTGCTGCTGGTCGCCTACCGGCTGCTGTTCGGGGACTCCCGGAGCCGACGCTGAGAGGCGGCACGGCCCCCCACCCCCCGAACGGCCGCGGTGCGGGGGCCGTGCACCGCCCGGCCGAGCACAATGACCGGAGCGGTATCCACGGTCCCCGGAGCGGCACCAGGAGCGGAAGATGAGCGCAACCGCCGACATCGGCGTGACCGGGCTCGCGGTCATGGGCAGCAACCTCGCCCGCAACTTCGCCCGCCACGGCTTCACCGTGGCACTGCACAACCGCACCACCGCCAAGACCACCGCCCTCGTCGACGAGCACGGCGACGAGGGCGACTTCGTGGCCGCGCACACCCCCGAGGAGTTCGTGGCCGCGCTGAAGCGCCCGCGCCGGCTGGTCGTCATG encodes:
- a CDS encoding ABC transporter ATP-binding protein, whose protein sequence is MTGRHLPVAEPPAVARAAARLVRADGRAFAAVLVLNALSAAAGLVGPWLVGRIVDDVQRGAAVGDVDRLALTILAFSVVQFLLARHARYLGHRFGERTLARVREQFVDRALALPASVVERAGSGDLTARGTTDVAMVGTTLRDAAPEVLIALVQALFILGAVFFLQPLLGCCGLLGLFGIRWALRWYLRRARAAYLAEGAANSAVTEVLAATVTGARTVEAFGLQERRVARTRDAIELSRRARTRTLDLRSVFFPVVEVSYLVPVVAVLVVGGVLRAHGVVGLGAVVSAALYLRQVSEPLDSIMMWVEQLQSSSASFARVEGLGSAVPGAAVAAASPVDDRIDVVGARYSYEGGAEVVRGVDLTVRPGERIALVGPSGAGKTTLSRLLAGIDAPHAGSVTVGGVPVAALDPEQLRRHVVLVTQEHHVFLGTVRDNLLIAAPAAQDAELLAALAAVGADWVGDLPDGLDTAVGDGGHRTDGAQAQQLALARVVLADPHTLVLDEATALLDPTTARHTERALASVLRGRTVIAVAHRLHTAHDADRVAVMEGGCLTELGTHDALVAAGGTYAALWSSWHGGDREEGAAPERRRQWKPTTEWGV
- a CDS encoding GlsB/YeaQ/YmgE family stress response membrane protein is translated as MGIIGWIILGLLAGAIAKLLLPGRDPGGVLGTTVIGVVGAFLGGWLSAKLLGHPVPHHFFDGSTWIAAIGGSLVLLVAYRLLFGDSRSRR